A section of the Lagopus muta isolate bLagMut1 chromosome 17, bLagMut1 primary, whole genome shotgun sequence genome encodes:
- the SBNO1 gene encoding protein strawberry notch homolog 1 isoform X1, producing MVEPGQDLLLAALSESGISPNDLFDIDSPDVVLATPTPAVQQSVPLSALDLGLETEASAAVKQEPETVSTPALLNVRQPPSTTTFVLNQINQLPTLGTTIVMTKTTPVTTTRQTITVAKIIQTSTTTRPSVAAPAVRNALTTAPSKDQIQLKDLLKNNSLNELMKLKPPPNIAQPVATAAKIIVVPPKVVNATSPADLSNGAVKKEASTKEVARIWINDVKMRSFSPTMKVPAVKEEEEPEEEDEEEMGHAETYAEYMPIKLKIGLRHPDPVVETSSLSSVTPPDVWYQTSISEETIDNGWLSALQLEAITYAAQQHETFLPNGDRAGFLIGDGAGVGKGRTIAGIIYENYLLGRKRAVWFSVSNDLKYDAERDLRDIGAKNILVHSLNKFKYGKISSKHNGSVKKGVIFATYSSLIGESQSGGKYKTRLKQLLHWCGEDFDGVIVFDECHKAKNLCPVGSSKPTKTGLAVLELQNKLPKARVVYASATGASEPRNMAYMNRLGIWGEGTPFREFSDFIQAVERRGVGAMEIVAMDMKLRGMYIARQLSFSGVTFKIDEVLLSQEYVKMYNKSVKLWVSARERFQQAADLIDAEQRMKKSMWGQFWSAHQRFFKYLCIASKVKRVVQLAREEIKNGKCVVIGLQSTGEARTLEALEEGGGELNDFVSTAKGVFQSLIEKHFPAPDRKKLFSLLGIDLTAQSNNNSPRDSPCKENKIKKRKGEEVSREAKKARKTGGLAGSSSDESESESDASDNEESDNESSRFLSSGDDDDFNPFRDESSEDDEDDPWLIRKEHKKIKEKKKKKSIDPDSIQSALLASGLGSKRPSCFTSTVGTTTSSTNTSANSNTNSSFVTSQDAVERAQQMKKELLDKLEKLAEDLPPNTLDELIDELGGPENVAEMTGRKGRVVSNDDGSISYESRSELDVPVEILNITEKQRFMDGDKNIAIISEAASSGISLQADRRAKNQRRRVHMTLELPWSADRAIQQFGRTHRSNQVTAPEYVFLISELAGEQRFASIVAKRLESLGALTHGDRRATETRDLSRFNFDNKYGRNALEIVMKSIVNLDSPMVSPPPDFPGDFFKDVRQGLIGVGLINVEDRSGILTLDKDYNNIGKFLNRILGMEVHQQNALFQYFSDTLNAVIQNAKKNGRYDMGILDLGSGDEKVRKADVKKFLTPGYSTSGHVELYTISVERGMSWDEATKIWAEQTGPDDGFYLSLQIRNNKKTAILVKEVNPKKKLFLVYRPNTGKQLKLETCADLKKKYKKVPSEDALPHWLEQYNSSADTCTHAYWRGNCKKAGLGLVCEVGLRCRTYYVLCGSVLSVWTKVEGVLASVSGTNVKMQIVRLRTEDGQRIVGLIIPANCVSPLVNLLSTSDQSQQLAVQQQQIWQQHHPQSITNFNNA from the exons ATGGTGGAGCCAGGACAAGATCTGTTGCTTGCTGCTTTGAGTGAGAGTGGAATCAGTCCCAATGATCTGTTTGATATCGACTCTCCGGACGTGGTTCTTGCAACTCCGACTCCAGCTGTCCAGCAG TCAGTGCCACTTAGTGCGTTAGATCTAGGGTTGGAAACTGAGGCCTCAGCTGCTGTGAAACAAGAACCAGAGACTGTATCAACTCCAGCCTTATTAAATGTTCGG CAACCACCATCCACCACAACCTTTGTGCTGAATCAAATAAATCAGCTTCCAACGTTGGGGACTACAATAGTGATGACAAAAACAACGCCAGTTACAACTACGAGGCAGACTATTACTGTAGCAAAAATCATTCAGACCAGCACAACTACTCGACCCTCGGTTGCAGCACCAGCAGTACGGAATGCCTTGACCACTGCACCTTCGAAGGACCAGATTCAGCTGAAAGATTTGCTGAAGAATAACAGTCTTAATGAACTGATGAAATTGAAGCCACCTCCTAATATTGCCCAACCAGTAGCAACAGCAGCAA aaataattgtaGTTCCGCCTAAGGTGGTAAATGCCACCAGCCCAG CTGATCTAAGCAATGGTGCGGTGAAGAAGGAGGCTTCTACAAAAGAGGTAGCGAGAATATGGATAAATGATGTTAAAATGAGAAGTTTTTCACCTACTATG AAAGTTCCAGCTgtaaaagaggaggaggaaccTGAGGAGGAAGACGAGGAAGAAATGGGCCATGCAGAAACTTACGCAGAGTATATGCCAATAAAAT TGAAAATTGGTCTGCGTCATCCTGACCCAGTAGTGGAAACCAGTTCGTTGTCCAGTGTAACCCCTCCTGATGTGTGGTACCAGACGTCGATATCAGAAGAGACCATTGATAACGGATGGTTGTCAGCTTTGCAGCTTGAAGCAATCACTTATGCAGCCCAG CAACATGAAACATTCCTTCCCAATGGAGACAGAGCTGGATTCTTGATAGGTGATGGTGCTGGTGTAGGAAAAGGAAGGACCATAGCTGGGATCATCTATGAAAATTACTTGTTAGGCAGAAAACGAGCAGTCTG GTTTAGCGTGTCAAATGATCTGAAATACGATGCTGAAAGAGATTTGAGAGATATTGGagcaaaaaacattttggttcATTCACTAAACAAG TTCAAGTATGGGAAAATTTCTTCTAAACATAACGGAAGTGTGAAGAAGGGGGTCATCTTTGCCACGTACTCTTCTCTTATTGGTGAAAGTCAGTCTGGTGGTAAATACAAGACCAGATTAAAGCAGCTTCTTCACTGGTGTGGTGAAGATTTTGATGGCGTT ATAGTATTTGATGAGTGTCATAAAGCCAAGAATCTCTGTCCTGTTGGTTCATCAAAGCCAACGAAAACTGGTCTGGCTGTATTGGAACTTCAAAATAAGCTTCCAAAAGCTCGGGTTGTTTATGCCAGTGCCACAG GTGCGTCTGAGCCAAGGAATATGGCGTACATGAACCGTCTTGGAATATGGGGTGAAGGGACTCCATTTAGGGAATTCAGTGATTTCATTCAGGCTGTTGAAAGAAG aggTGTTGGTGCCATGGAGATAGTTGCTATGGATATGAAACTGAGAGGAATGTACATAGCAAGACAGTTGAGCTTTTCAGGTGTAACCTTCAAAATTGATGAAGTCCTGCTCTCACAGGAATACGTTAAAATGTACAATAAATCTGTGAAACTG TGGGTCAGTGCTAGAGAGAGGTTCCAGCAAGCAGCGGATCTCATTGACGCAGAGCAGCGAATGAAGAAATCCATGTGGGGTCAGTTCTGGTCTGCTCATCAGAGGTTTTTCAAGTACCTTTGCATAGCATCTAAGGTGAAGAGGGTGGTGCAGCTTGCTCGGGAAGAAATCAAGAATGGGAAA TGCGTTGTTATCGGCCTGCAGTCAACAGGAGAAGCAAGGACATTAGAAGCTTTGGAAGAAGGAGGTGGTGAACTGAATGACTTTGTTTCTACTGCAAA gGGAGTATTCCAGTCTCTTATTGAAAAGCACTTTCCAGCTCCTGACAGGAAGAAGCTTTTTAGCTTGTTGGGAATTGACTTGACTGCTCAAAGCAACAACAATTCACCCAGAGACAGCCCCTGCAAGGAGAACAAAATCAAGAAACGGAAAG GTGAAGAAGTAAGCAGAGAAGCCAAAAAGGCTCGTAAAACAGGTGGCCTTGCAGGTAGCAGCTCTGATGAGAGTGAAAGTGAGTCTGATGCTTCAGACAATGAAGAAAGTGACAATGAGAGCTCCAGGTTTCTCAGTTCTGGAGATGATGATGACTTCAACCCATTCAGAGATGAATCCAGTGAGGATGATGAAGATG aTCCCTGGTTAATTAGAAAAGagcataaaaaaattaaagagaagaaaaagaagaagagtaTAGATCCTGATTCTATTCAAAGTGCCTTATTAGCTTCTGGTCTTGGCTCAAAACGACCTAGCTGCTTTACTTCCACTGTTGGCACCACCACTTCTAGCACCAACACATCAG caaacagtaacacaaacagcagctttgtAACAAGTCAAGATGCTGTTGAAAGGGCCcaacaaatgaagaaagaactGCTTGATAAACTGGAAAAGCTGGCTGAAGATCTTCCACCAAATACACTGGATGAGCTTATAGATGAACTGGGTGGTCCTGAAAATGTTGCAGAG atgacaGGCCGCAAAGGAAGAGTGGTGAGCAACGATGATGGCAGCATATCTTACGAGTCAAGGTCTGAACTTGATGTGCCTGTTGAAATTCTGAACATCACGGAAAAGCAGAGGTTCATGGACGGAGATAAG AACATTGCCATAATCTCGGAGGCTGCCAGCTCTGGTATCTCACTGCAAGCAGACCGTAGAGCTAAGAATCAGAGGCGGAGAGTTCACATGACTCTGGAGCTGCCGTGGAGCGCAGACAGAGCAATACAGCAGTTTG GAAGAACTCATAGATCCAACCAAGTGACTGCTCCAGAGTATGTGTTTCTAATTTCTGAGTTGGCTGGAGAGCAGAGATTTGCATCTATAGTTGCAAAAAGACTGGAAAGCTTG GGAGCCCTTACTCACGGTGACCGGCGGGCTACAGAAACTCGAGACCTCAGCAGATTCAATTTTGACAATAAG TATGGCAGGAATGCTTTAGAGATTGTTATGAAATCCATTGTGAATTTAGACAGCCCGATGGTCTCACCACCTCCTGATTTTCCTGGAGACTTCTTCAAAG atGTTCGTCAAGGATTGATTGGTGTAGGGCTGATAAACGTAGAAGACAGATCTGGAATTTTAACTCTTGATAAAG attaTAACAACATAGGAAAATTTCTGAACAGAATTCTTGGTATGGAAGTACATCAGCAGAATGCTTTGTTCCAGTACTTCTCCGACACATTAAATGCAGttattcaaaatgcaaaaaagaacGGAAGATACGATATGGGCATCTTAG ATTTGGGCTCTGGCGATGAGAAAGTAAGGAAAGCAGATGTTAAGAAGTTTTTAACTCCTGGATATTCTACCTCTGGACATGTAGAGCTGTACACA ATCAGTGTGGAGAGAGGAATGTCTTGGGATGAAGCAACTAAGATCTGGGCAGAGCAGACAGGTCCAGATGATGGGTTCTATTTATCGCTGCAG ataagaaataacaagaaaacagctattttagTGAAAGAAGTGAATCCtaaaaagaagctttttttgGTATACAGACCAAATACTGGGAAACAACTCAAACTAGAAACATGTGCAgacctgaaaaagaaatataagaaG GTACCTTCTGAAGATGCTCTGCCACACTGGTTAGAGCAGTACAACTCTTCTGCAGACACCTGCACACATGCTTACTG GAGAGGCAATTGTAAGAAGGCAGGCTTGGGATTGGTTTGTGAAGTGGGACTCCGCTGTCGAACTTACTATGTCTTGTGTGGTTCAGTATTGAGCGTGTGGACAAAAGTAGAAGGCGTTCTAGCCTCTGTGAGTGGTACAAATGTGAAGATGCAGATAGTTCGTCTAAGAACTGAAGACGGGCAGAGGATCGTAG gCTTGATCATTCCTGCAAATTGCGTGTCGCCCCTTGTCAACCTCCTGTCAACATCAGACCAGTCTCAGCAGCTTGCAGTACAACAGCAGCAGATatggcagcagcatcacccACAAAGCATCACCAACTTCAACAACGCGTAA
- the SBNO1 gene encoding protein strawberry notch homolog 1 isoform X2 produces MVEPGQDLLLAALSESGISPNDLFDIDSPDVVLATPTPAVQQSVPLSALDLGLETEASAAVKQEPETVSTPALLNVRQPPSTTTFVLNQINQLPTLGTTIVMTKTTPVTTTRQTITVAKIIQTSTTTRPSVAAPAVRNALTTAPSKDQIQLKDLLKNNSLNELMKLKPPPNIAQPVATAATDLSNGAVKKEASTKEVARIWINDVKMRSFSPTMKVPAVKEEEEPEEEDEEEMGHAETYAEYMPIKLKIGLRHPDPVVETSSLSSVTPPDVWYQTSISEETIDNGWLSALQLEAITYAAQQHETFLPNGDRAGFLIGDGAGVGKGRTIAGIIYENYLLGRKRAVWFSVSNDLKYDAERDLRDIGAKNILVHSLNKFKYGKISSKHNGSVKKGVIFATYSSLIGESQSGGKYKTRLKQLLHWCGEDFDGVIVFDECHKAKNLCPVGSSKPTKTGLAVLELQNKLPKARVVYASATGASEPRNMAYMNRLGIWGEGTPFREFSDFIQAVERRGVGAMEIVAMDMKLRGMYIARQLSFSGVTFKIDEVLLSQEYVKMYNKSVKLWVSARERFQQAADLIDAEQRMKKSMWGQFWSAHQRFFKYLCIASKVKRVVQLAREEIKNGKCVVIGLQSTGEARTLEALEEGGGELNDFVSTAKGVFQSLIEKHFPAPDRKKLFSLLGIDLTAQSNNNSPRDSPCKENKIKKRKGEEVSREAKKARKTGGLAGSSSDESESESDASDNEESDNESSRFLSSGDDDDFNPFRDESSEDDEDDPWLIRKEHKKIKEKKKKKSIDPDSIQSALLASGLGSKRPSCFTSTVGTTTSSTNTSANSNTNSSFVTSQDAVERAQQMKKELLDKLEKLAEDLPPNTLDELIDELGGPENVAEMTGRKGRVVSNDDGSISYESRSELDVPVEILNITEKQRFMDGDKNIAIISEAASSGISLQADRRAKNQRRRVHMTLELPWSADRAIQQFGRTHRSNQVTAPEYVFLISELAGEQRFASIVAKRLESLGALTHGDRRATETRDLSRFNFDNKYGRNALEIVMKSIVNLDSPMVSPPPDFPGDFFKDVRQGLIGVGLINVEDRSGILTLDKDYNNIGKFLNRILGMEVHQQNALFQYFSDTLNAVIQNAKKNGRYDMGILDLGSGDEKVRKADVKKFLTPGYSTSGHVELYTISVERGMSWDEATKIWAEQTGPDDGFYLSLQIRNNKKTAILVKEVNPKKKLFLVYRPNTGKQLKLETCADLKKKYKKVPSEDALPHWLEQYNSSADTCTHAYWRGNCKKAGLGLVCEVGLRCRTYYVLCGSVLSVWTKVEGVLASVSGTNVKMQIVRLRTEDGQRIVGLIIPANCVSPLVNLLSTSDQSQQLAVQQQQIWQQHHPQSITNFNNA; encoded by the exons ATGGTGGAGCCAGGACAAGATCTGTTGCTTGCTGCTTTGAGTGAGAGTGGAATCAGTCCCAATGATCTGTTTGATATCGACTCTCCGGACGTGGTTCTTGCAACTCCGACTCCAGCTGTCCAGCAG TCAGTGCCACTTAGTGCGTTAGATCTAGGGTTGGAAACTGAGGCCTCAGCTGCTGTGAAACAAGAACCAGAGACTGTATCAACTCCAGCCTTATTAAATGTTCGG CAACCACCATCCACCACAACCTTTGTGCTGAATCAAATAAATCAGCTTCCAACGTTGGGGACTACAATAGTGATGACAAAAACAACGCCAGTTACAACTACGAGGCAGACTATTACTGTAGCAAAAATCATTCAGACCAGCACAACTACTCGACCCTCGGTTGCAGCACCAGCAGTACGGAATGCCTTGACCACTGCACCTTCGAAGGACCAGATTCAGCTGAAAGATTTGCTGAAGAATAACAGTCTTAATGAACTGATGAAATTGAAGCCACCTCCTAATATTGCCCAACCAGTAGCAACAGCAGCAA CTGATCTAAGCAATGGTGCGGTGAAGAAGGAGGCTTCTACAAAAGAGGTAGCGAGAATATGGATAAATGATGTTAAAATGAGAAGTTTTTCACCTACTATG AAAGTTCCAGCTgtaaaagaggaggaggaaccTGAGGAGGAAGACGAGGAAGAAATGGGCCATGCAGAAACTTACGCAGAGTATATGCCAATAAAAT TGAAAATTGGTCTGCGTCATCCTGACCCAGTAGTGGAAACCAGTTCGTTGTCCAGTGTAACCCCTCCTGATGTGTGGTACCAGACGTCGATATCAGAAGAGACCATTGATAACGGATGGTTGTCAGCTTTGCAGCTTGAAGCAATCACTTATGCAGCCCAG CAACATGAAACATTCCTTCCCAATGGAGACAGAGCTGGATTCTTGATAGGTGATGGTGCTGGTGTAGGAAAAGGAAGGACCATAGCTGGGATCATCTATGAAAATTACTTGTTAGGCAGAAAACGAGCAGTCTG GTTTAGCGTGTCAAATGATCTGAAATACGATGCTGAAAGAGATTTGAGAGATATTGGagcaaaaaacattttggttcATTCACTAAACAAG TTCAAGTATGGGAAAATTTCTTCTAAACATAACGGAAGTGTGAAGAAGGGGGTCATCTTTGCCACGTACTCTTCTCTTATTGGTGAAAGTCAGTCTGGTGGTAAATACAAGACCAGATTAAAGCAGCTTCTTCACTGGTGTGGTGAAGATTTTGATGGCGTT ATAGTATTTGATGAGTGTCATAAAGCCAAGAATCTCTGTCCTGTTGGTTCATCAAAGCCAACGAAAACTGGTCTGGCTGTATTGGAACTTCAAAATAAGCTTCCAAAAGCTCGGGTTGTTTATGCCAGTGCCACAG GTGCGTCTGAGCCAAGGAATATGGCGTACATGAACCGTCTTGGAATATGGGGTGAAGGGACTCCATTTAGGGAATTCAGTGATTTCATTCAGGCTGTTGAAAGAAG aggTGTTGGTGCCATGGAGATAGTTGCTATGGATATGAAACTGAGAGGAATGTACATAGCAAGACAGTTGAGCTTTTCAGGTGTAACCTTCAAAATTGATGAAGTCCTGCTCTCACAGGAATACGTTAAAATGTACAATAAATCTGTGAAACTG TGGGTCAGTGCTAGAGAGAGGTTCCAGCAAGCAGCGGATCTCATTGACGCAGAGCAGCGAATGAAGAAATCCATGTGGGGTCAGTTCTGGTCTGCTCATCAGAGGTTTTTCAAGTACCTTTGCATAGCATCTAAGGTGAAGAGGGTGGTGCAGCTTGCTCGGGAAGAAATCAAGAATGGGAAA TGCGTTGTTATCGGCCTGCAGTCAACAGGAGAAGCAAGGACATTAGAAGCTTTGGAAGAAGGAGGTGGTGAACTGAATGACTTTGTTTCTACTGCAAA gGGAGTATTCCAGTCTCTTATTGAAAAGCACTTTCCAGCTCCTGACAGGAAGAAGCTTTTTAGCTTGTTGGGAATTGACTTGACTGCTCAAAGCAACAACAATTCACCCAGAGACAGCCCCTGCAAGGAGAACAAAATCAAGAAACGGAAAG GTGAAGAAGTAAGCAGAGAAGCCAAAAAGGCTCGTAAAACAGGTGGCCTTGCAGGTAGCAGCTCTGATGAGAGTGAAAGTGAGTCTGATGCTTCAGACAATGAAGAAAGTGACAATGAGAGCTCCAGGTTTCTCAGTTCTGGAGATGATGATGACTTCAACCCATTCAGAGATGAATCCAGTGAGGATGATGAAGATG aTCCCTGGTTAATTAGAAAAGagcataaaaaaattaaagagaagaaaaagaagaagagtaTAGATCCTGATTCTATTCAAAGTGCCTTATTAGCTTCTGGTCTTGGCTCAAAACGACCTAGCTGCTTTACTTCCACTGTTGGCACCACCACTTCTAGCACCAACACATCAG caaacagtaacacaaacagcagctttgtAACAAGTCAAGATGCTGTTGAAAGGGCCcaacaaatgaagaaagaactGCTTGATAAACTGGAAAAGCTGGCTGAAGATCTTCCACCAAATACACTGGATGAGCTTATAGATGAACTGGGTGGTCCTGAAAATGTTGCAGAG atgacaGGCCGCAAAGGAAGAGTGGTGAGCAACGATGATGGCAGCATATCTTACGAGTCAAGGTCTGAACTTGATGTGCCTGTTGAAATTCTGAACATCACGGAAAAGCAGAGGTTCATGGACGGAGATAAG AACATTGCCATAATCTCGGAGGCTGCCAGCTCTGGTATCTCACTGCAAGCAGACCGTAGAGCTAAGAATCAGAGGCGGAGAGTTCACATGACTCTGGAGCTGCCGTGGAGCGCAGACAGAGCAATACAGCAGTTTG GAAGAACTCATAGATCCAACCAAGTGACTGCTCCAGAGTATGTGTTTCTAATTTCTGAGTTGGCTGGAGAGCAGAGATTTGCATCTATAGTTGCAAAAAGACTGGAAAGCTTG GGAGCCCTTACTCACGGTGACCGGCGGGCTACAGAAACTCGAGACCTCAGCAGATTCAATTTTGACAATAAG TATGGCAGGAATGCTTTAGAGATTGTTATGAAATCCATTGTGAATTTAGACAGCCCGATGGTCTCACCACCTCCTGATTTTCCTGGAGACTTCTTCAAAG atGTTCGTCAAGGATTGATTGGTGTAGGGCTGATAAACGTAGAAGACAGATCTGGAATTTTAACTCTTGATAAAG attaTAACAACATAGGAAAATTTCTGAACAGAATTCTTGGTATGGAAGTACATCAGCAGAATGCTTTGTTCCAGTACTTCTCCGACACATTAAATGCAGttattcaaaatgcaaaaaagaacGGAAGATACGATATGGGCATCTTAG ATTTGGGCTCTGGCGATGAGAAAGTAAGGAAAGCAGATGTTAAGAAGTTTTTAACTCCTGGATATTCTACCTCTGGACATGTAGAGCTGTACACA ATCAGTGTGGAGAGAGGAATGTCTTGGGATGAAGCAACTAAGATCTGGGCAGAGCAGACAGGTCCAGATGATGGGTTCTATTTATCGCTGCAG ataagaaataacaagaaaacagctattttagTGAAAGAAGTGAATCCtaaaaagaagctttttttgGTATACAGACCAAATACTGGGAAACAACTCAAACTAGAAACATGTGCAgacctgaaaaagaaatataagaaG GTACCTTCTGAAGATGCTCTGCCACACTGGTTAGAGCAGTACAACTCTTCTGCAGACACCTGCACACATGCTTACTG GAGAGGCAATTGTAAGAAGGCAGGCTTGGGATTGGTTTGTGAAGTGGGACTCCGCTGTCGAACTTACTATGTCTTGTGTGGTTCAGTATTGAGCGTGTGGACAAAAGTAGAAGGCGTTCTAGCCTCTGTGAGTGGTACAAATGTGAAGATGCAGATAGTTCGTCTAAGAACTGAAGACGGGCAGAGGATCGTAG gCTTGATCATTCCTGCAAATTGCGTGTCGCCCCTTGTCAACCTCCTGTCAACATCAGACCAGTCTCAGCAGCTTGCAGTACAACAGCAGCAGATatggcagcagcatcacccACAAAGCATCACCAACTTCAACAACGCGTAA